One Cuculus canorus isolate bCucCan1 chromosome 1, bCucCan1.pri, whole genome shotgun sequence DNA segment encodes these proteins:
- the LOC104060630 gene encoding alpha-2-macroglobulin-like protein 1 isoform X2 — MRIAILLSLLFHMAAAFHELYYLVVIPADLRFPSTQAACLHITCYKAKIQVKLILERSTGHQLLVQETMHKEKTFMCSNFWVGPPADGTEEIATVKLIITGEDVNIEEKKKVLIRKASSGTFIQTDKPIYQPGQTVKFRVVTLDEEFIALNDSISLFLQDPKNNRIEQWLNVVPQDGIADLSFQLSDEPVLGTYVINVTNAKAYGSFSVEDYVLPKFEVIFEMPNQIYALDKTFPLRVCGRYTFGKGVQGMINVSLCQKIAPFLPSASKPDLCLELDNKTDETGCFFTNVSLSSFSRDFRYYQDSIVVEASLVENGTEIHVKASHKLLISKIGGMALFEDVNSYYHTGEMYKGKIKVIDYQGKALKHKKVLLVVSCGEQQFKQKYITGDCGKTLFILNTTACNSTSASLEASILSQYLDKEPGAVDLSYQRASHFIRPFYSTSRSFLSIVRIPEMMPCGKTQAIQVDYRIYQEDLEHGPKRVIFSYFVTGKRGIVHAHQKIVWVGLPEMLKGFFFIPLTFSLIYGPSPRLVVYVIFPNGKIIADSAIFSISTCFRNKVELGFSTSKTLPDSEVGLHLLAAPGSTCAVWAVDQSILLPKLGKDLSSNIIYALFPSLYNSRYPHQVSEDDYSCGPSDFDEPDVFTTFREIGLKIMSNTNIRKPSACSTTPSTTILRETVIFTSRPMLMFAQPRRAYKKRLTTATYQPTMFSPVSSAEDKAHKYFPKTWIWDLYSIGSSGNKNVTVTVPNTIAEWKAGMFCIGHNGFGLAPTSSLLVYKPFLVEVTLPSSVIQGETFILKATVFNYLQQCMKIQVNLEEFAHLQLKPCEDCVYSSCLCAKEAKAFQWSVTAEQLGLMNITLSAEAVATEELCGAEIPFVPKQGQKDMITKLLLVRPEGVLVEKAHSSILCPKTGDLAQESVSLMLPLNVVEGSVGATVSVTGDLMGTALQNLDRLVQIPHGCGEQNMVLFAPVVYVLQYLEKTRQLTAEIEERATGFLRNGYQIQLQYQHPDGSYSEFGTRDEYGNTWLTAFVVKCFVQAKPYIFLDNRTIQAALTWLESHQLPNGCFRNVGQLFHTAMKGGVDGEVLLAAYITAAYLEAGETQQSTAVYKALGCITPSLPKAASTFTQALLAYTFALAKDSQRTQELLDILDQKAIRAGGQIHWSQTLSKSRPSTSPWSQPLSVDVELTSYVLLALLSKSNVTGSDLTTASGIVAWLTRQQNAYGGFASTQDTVVALQALAKYAALTYSTKGAAEVTVRSQRGFGRDFQVSYQNRLLVQEAALTEVPGKFFLQAQGSCCVFTRMVLRYNTPSPQVSTTFALRVTTEPVNCTEDDIHSVTVYINVRYTGKRSTSKMVIVEVSLLSGFVLAPGYEMSMQQWHPVKRTEKTQGGVAIYLDKLSHESETYILHLEREIDVTNLKPGHVRVYDYYHPEEQALADYNVFCI; from the exons ATGAGGATAGCCATCCTCCTGAGCCTTCTGTTCCACATGGCAGCTGCTTTTCATGAACT ATATTACCTGGTGGTGATCCCTGCAGATCTCCGCTTTCCATCCACCCAAGCTGCCTGTCTCCATATCACCTGTTACAAAGCAAAGATTCAAGTGAAACTCATCTTGGAGCGCTCTACAGGACATCAGCTCTTAGTGCAAGAAACCATGCATAAGGAGAAAACTTTCATGTGTTCTAATTTCTGG gTTGGACCTCCAGCTGATGGCACAGAGGAAATTGCCACTGTCAAACTGATCATCACAGGTGAAGATGTCAACattgaggagaagaaaaaggtctTGATCCGTAAGGCCAGCAGTGGCACCTTCATCCAAACAGACAAGCCCATCTATCAACCAGGGCAGACAG TGAAATTTCGCGTTGTGACTCTCGATGAGGAATTCATTGCACTCAATGATTCG aTTTCCCTGTTTCTCCAG GACCCGAAGAACAACCGGATAGAGCAGTGGCTGAATGTAGTCCCCCAGGATGGCATTGCAGATCTGTCTTTCCAGCTAAGTGATGAGCCTGTGCTGGGGACATATGTTATCAATGTAACCAACGCAAAAGCATACGGCAGCTTCTCTGTTGAGGACTATG TGCTGCCAAAGTTTGAAGTGATCTTTGAGATGCCAAATCAGATTTATGCACTAGATAAAACCTTCCCACTCCGGGTATGTGGCAG ATACACCTTTGGGAAAGGCGTCCAGGGAATGATTAATGTGAGCCTTTGCCAGAAGATAGCCCCATTCCTGCCCAGTGCTTCTAAACCTGATCTCTGCCTGGAACTTGACAACAAG ACTGATGAGACAGGTTGCTTCTTCACAAATGTGAGTCTGTCCTCCTTCAGTCGAGACTTTCGGTACTATCAAGACAGCATAGTTGTGGAGGCCTCACTGGTGGAGAATGGCACAG AGATACACGTCAAAGCTTCCCACAAACTACTCATCTCCAAGATTGGCGGGATGGCCTTGTTTGAAGATGTGAATTCTTACTACCACACTGGAGAGATGTACAAGGGGAAG ATTAAAGTCATCGACTACCAAGGCAAGGCACTGAAGCACAAAAAAGTCCTCCTTGTAGTAAGCTGTGGTGAGCAGCAATTTAAGCAGAAATACATCACTGGAGACTGTGGGAAAACTTTATTTATCCTGAACACAACTGCCTGCAACAGCACGTCGGCTTCCTTGGAG GCAAGCATCCTGAGTCAATATTTGGATAAAGAGCCTGGGGCAGTTGATTTGAGTTACCAGCGAGCCTCTCATTTCATACGCCCATTCTACAGCACCAGCAGGAGTTTTCTCTCTATTGTCCGTATACCAGAAATGATGCCCTGTGGCAAAACGCAGGCTATCCAGGTGGATTACAGAATTTACCAGGAGGACCTGGAACATGGGCCCAAGCGTGTCATTTTCTCCTACTTT GTCACAGGGAAAAGAGGGATAGTCCATGCACATCAGAAGATTGTTTGGGTTGGGCTCCCGGAAA TGCTGAAAGGCTTCTTCTTCATCCCTCTTACCTTCAGCTTGATCTACGGCCCATCTCCAAGACTTGTTGTTTATGTCATCTTCCCTAATGGAAAAATCATTGCTGATTCTGCTATCTTCAGTATCTCCACGTGTTTCAGAAATAAG GTGGAGCTGGGCTTCTCAACATCCAAGACCCTTCCTGATTCAGAGGTTGGTCTCCATctgctggcagctcctgggTCCACGTGTGCTGTCTGGGCTGTGGATCAGAGCATCCTTTTGCCAAAGCTGGGAAAAGACCTCAGTAGCAACATA ATCTATGCACTGTTCCCATCTCTTTATAACTCCAGATATCCTCACCAAGTGTCTGAAGATGATTATTCATGTGGACCATCAGATTTTGATGAGCCTGATGTGTTTACAACATTCAGG gaAATAGGGTTGAAAATTATGTCAAACACCAATATCAGGAAACCCAGTGCATGTTCGACCACTCCATCAACAACTATTCTGCGGGAAACAGTTATATTTACTTCTAGGCCCATGTTGATGTTTGCCCAGCCCCGTAGAGCATATAAAA AGCGCCTGACAACAGCTACCTATCAGCCCACTATGTTTTCACctgtttcttcagctgaagaCAAGGCACACAAATATTTCCCCAAAACCTGGATATGGGATTTGTATTCTATAGG TTCCAGTGGGAACAAGAATGTTACTGTCACTGTGCCTAACACCATCGCAGAATGGAAAGCAGGGATGTTCTGCATAGGACATAACGGCTTTGGGCTTGCTCCAACCTCCAGCCTGCTTGTTTACAAGCCCTTTCTTGTGGAGGTCACACTGCCATCTTCTGTGATCCAGGGTGAGACTTTCATCTTGAAGGCCACAGTCTTCAACTATCTGCAGCAATGCATGAAG ATCCAAGTGAACCTGGAGGAGTTCGCACACCTCCAGCTGAAGCCATGTGAAGACTGTGTCTACAGCAGCTGCTTATGTGCCAAAGAAGCTAAGGCCTTTCAGTGGAGTGTCACAGCTGAGCAACTGG GACTCATGAACATCACCCTCAGTGCAGAGGCTGTGGCCACCGAAGAGCTCTGTGGCGCAGAGATACCTTTTGTCCCAAAACAAGGACAGAAAGATATGATCACCAAACTCCTCCTAGTCCGG CCAGAGGGAGTGTTGGTAGAAAAGGCACACAGCTCCATCCTGTGTCCCAAAACAG GGGATCTAGCACAGGAGTCTGTGTCCTTGATGTTGCCTCTAAATGTGGTTGAAGGTTCAGTTGGAGCCACAGTTTCAGTCACTG GTGACCTCATGGGGACAGCACTGCAGAACCTGGACCGTCTGGTACAGATCCCTCATGGTTGTGGGGAGCAGAACATGGTGCTATTTGCCCCTGTTGTCTATGTGCTGCAGtacctggagaagacaaggcagCTGACTGCTGAGATCGAGGAGAGGGCAACAGGATTCCTGCGCAATG GGTACCAGATACAGCTGCAGTACCAACACCCTGATGGTTCCTACAGTGAATTTGGTACCAGGGATGAGTATGGTAATACTTG GCTGACTGCATTTGTGGTTAAATGCTTTGTCCAAGCCAAGCCATACATTTTCCTGGACAATAGGACCATCCAAGCCGCTCTCACCTGGCTAGAGTCCCACCAGCTTCCCAATGGTTGCTTCAGAAATGTGGGCCAACTTTTCCACACAGCCATGAAG GGAGGTGTGGATGGGGAAGTCCTCTTGGCTGCCTACATCACTGCTGCATACTTGGAGGCAGGAGAGACACAACAG AGTACAGCTGTGTACAAGGCTCTGGGCTGCATcactccttcccttcccaaagCTGCCAGCACTTTTACCCAAGCGCTGCTGGCCTACACCTTCGCCCTTGCTAAGGACTCTCAACGCACACAAGAGCTACTTGATATACTGGATCAAAAGGCAATCAGAGCAG gTGGGCAAATCCACTGGAGTCAGACATTGTCCAAGTCCAGACCCAGCACCAGCCCTTGGTCACAGCCACTGTCTGTGGATGTGGAATTGACATCCTATGTCCTCCTGGCCCTCCTTTCCAAGTCAAATGTCACAGGGTCTGATCTCACCACAGCCTCTGGCATTGTGGCCTGGCTCACCAGGCAGCAGAATGCGTATGGAGGGTTTGCCTCAACACAG gaCACAGTAGTTGCCTTGCAAGCCTTGGCTAAGTATGCAGCGCTGACATACAGCACAAAAGGGGCTGCAGAAGTGACAGTGAGGTCCCAGAGAGGCTTTGGGAGGGATTTCCAAGTCTCCTACCAGAACCGGCTATTGGTGCAGGAGGCAGCACTGACAGAAGTCCCGGGAAAGTTCTTCCTGCAGGCCCAAGGCAGCTGTTGTGTCTTTACCCGG ATGGTGCTGAGGTATAACACACCCTCCCCGCAGGTGTCCACAACTTTTGCCTTGCGAGTGACAACTGAGCCGGTCAATTGCACAGAGGACGATATACACTCTGTTACTGTCTACATCAATGTCAG gtacACTGGGAAGAGATCCACTTCCAAAATGGTGATTGTGGAGGTGTCCCTACTGTCTGGATTTGTCCTGGCTCCAGGATACGAGATGTCT ATGCAGCAATGGCACCCTGTGAAAAGAACTGAGAAAACACAAGGAGGTGTTGCCATCTATTTGGACAAG CTGAGCCATGAGTCTGAAACATACATCTTACATTTGGAGCGGGAGATTGATGTGACCAACCTGAAGCCAGGCCATGTCAGGGTCTATGACTACTACCATCCAG AGGAGCAGGCCCTGGCTGATTATAATGTCTTCTGCATCTAA
- the LOC104060630 gene encoding alpha-2-macroglobulin-like protein 1 isoform X3 codes for MLFIGGRYYLVVIPADLRFPSTQAACLHITCYKAKIQVKLILERSTGHQLLVQETMHKEKTFMCSNFWVGPPADGTEEIATVKLIITGEDVNIEEKKKVLIRKASSGTFIQTDKPIYQPGQTVKFRVVTLDEEFIALNDSISLFLQDPKNNRIEQWLNVVPQDGIADLSFQLSDEPVLGTYVINVTNAKAYGSFSVEDYVLPKFEVIFEMPNQIYALDKTFPLRVCGRYTFGKGVQGMINVSLCQKIAPFLPSASKPDLCLELDNKTDETGCFFTNVSLSSFSRDFRYYQDSIVVEASLVENGTEIHVKASHKLLISKIGGMALFEDVNSYYHTGEMYKGKIKVIDYQGKALKHKKVLLVVSCGEQQFKQKYITGDCGKTLFILNTTACNSTSASLEASILSQYLDKEPGAVDLSYQRASHFIRPFYSTSRSFLSIVRIPEMMPCGKTQAIQVDYRIYQEDLEHGPKRVIFSYFVTGKRGIVHAHQKIVWVGLPEMLKGFFFIPLTFSLIYGPSPRLVVYVIFPNGKIIADSAIFSISTCFRNKVELGFSTSKTLPDSEVGLHLLAAPGSTCAVWAVDQSILLPKLGKDLSSNIIYALFPSLYNSRYPHQVSEDDYSCGPSDFDEPDVFTTFREIGLKIMSNTNIRKPSACSTTPSTTILRETVIFTSRPMLMFAQPRRAYKTERLTTATYQPTMFSPVSSAEDKAHKYFPKTWIWDLYSIGSSGNKNVTVTVPNTIAEWKAGMFCIGHNGFGLAPTSSLLVYKPFLVEVTLPSSVIQGETFILKATVFNYLQQCMKIQVNLEEFAHLQLKPCEDCVYSSCLCAKEAKAFQWSVTAEQLGLMNITLSAEAVATEELCGAEIPFVPKQGQKDMITKLLLVRPEGVLVEKAHSSILCPKTGDLAQESVSLMLPLNVVEGSVGATVSVTGDLMGTALQNLDRLVQIPHGCGEQNMVLFAPVVYVLQYLEKTRQLTAEIEERATGFLRNGYQIQLQYQHPDGSYSEFGTRDEYGNTWLTAFVVKCFVQAKPYIFLDNRTIQAALTWLESHQLPNGCFRNVGQLFHTAMKGGVDGEVLLAAYITAAYLEAGETQQSTAVYKALGCITPSLPKAASTFTQALLAYTFALAKDSQRTQELLDILDQKAIRAGGQIHWSQTLSKSRPSTSPWSQPLSVDVELTSYVLLALLSKSNVTGSDLTTASGIVAWLTRQQNAYGGFASTQDTVVALQALAKYAALTYSTKGAAEVTVRSQRGFGRDFQVSYQNRLLVQEAALTEVPGKFFLQAQGSCCVFTRMVLRYNTPSPQVSTTFALRVTTEPVNCTEDDIHSVTVYINVRYTGKRSTSKMVIVEVSLLSGFVLAPGYEMSMQQWHPVKRTEKTQGGVAIYLDKLSHESETYILHLEREIDVTNLKPGHVRVYDYYHPEEQALADYNVFCI; via the exons ATGCTCTTCATCGGTGGGAG ATATTACCTGGTGGTGATCCCTGCAGATCTCCGCTTTCCATCCACCCAAGCTGCCTGTCTCCATATCACCTGTTACAAAGCAAAGATTCAAGTGAAACTCATCTTGGAGCGCTCTACAGGACATCAGCTCTTAGTGCAAGAAACCATGCATAAGGAGAAAACTTTCATGTGTTCTAATTTCTGG gTTGGACCTCCAGCTGATGGCACAGAGGAAATTGCCACTGTCAAACTGATCATCACAGGTGAAGATGTCAACattgaggagaagaaaaaggtctTGATCCGTAAGGCCAGCAGTGGCACCTTCATCCAAACAGACAAGCCCATCTATCAACCAGGGCAGACAG TGAAATTTCGCGTTGTGACTCTCGATGAGGAATTCATTGCACTCAATGATTCG aTTTCCCTGTTTCTCCAG GACCCGAAGAACAACCGGATAGAGCAGTGGCTGAATGTAGTCCCCCAGGATGGCATTGCAGATCTGTCTTTCCAGCTAAGTGATGAGCCTGTGCTGGGGACATATGTTATCAATGTAACCAACGCAAAAGCATACGGCAGCTTCTCTGTTGAGGACTATG TGCTGCCAAAGTTTGAAGTGATCTTTGAGATGCCAAATCAGATTTATGCACTAGATAAAACCTTCCCACTCCGGGTATGTGGCAG ATACACCTTTGGGAAAGGCGTCCAGGGAATGATTAATGTGAGCCTTTGCCAGAAGATAGCCCCATTCCTGCCCAGTGCTTCTAAACCTGATCTCTGCCTGGAACTTGACAACAAG ACTGATGAGACAGGTTGCTTCTTCACAAATGTGAGTCTGTCCTCCTTCAGTCGAGACTTTCGGTACTATCAAGACAGCATAGTTGTGGAGGCCTCACTGGTGGAGAATGGCACAG AGATACACGTCAAAGCTTCCCACAAACTACTCATCTCCAAGATTGGCGGGATGGCCTTGTTTGAAGATGTGAATTCTTACTACCACACTGGAGAGATGTACAAGGGGAAG ATTAAAGTCATCGACTACCAAGGCAAGGCACTGAAGCACAAAAAAGTCCTCCTTGTAGTAAGCTGTGGTGAGCAGCAATTTAAGCAGAAATACATCACTGGAGACTGTGGGAAAACTTTATTTATCCTGAACACAACTGCCTGCAACAGCACGTCGGCTTCCTTGGAG GCAAGCATCCTGAGTCAATATTTGGATAAAGAGCCTGGGGCAGTTGATTTGAGTTACCAGCGAGCCTCTCATTTCATACGCCCATTCTACAGCACCAGCAGGAGTTTTCTCTCTATTGTCCGTATACCAGAAATGATGCCCTGTGGCAAAACGCAGGCTATCCAGGTGGATTACAGAATTTACCAGGAGGACCTGGAACATGGGCCCAAGCGTGTCATTTTCTCCTACTTT GTCACAGGGAAAAGAGGGATAGTCCATGCACATCAGAAGATTGTTTGGGTTGGGCTCCCGGAAA TGCTGAAAGGCTTCTTCTTCATCCCTCTTACCTTCAGCTTGATCTACGGCCCATCTCCAAGACTTGTTGTTTATGTCATCTTCCCTAATGGAAAAATCATTGCTGATTCTGCTATCTTCAGTATCTCCACGTGTTTCAGAAATAAG GTGGAGCTGGGCTTCTCAACATCCAAGACCCTTCCTGATTCAGAGGTTGGTCTCCATctgctggcagctcctgggTCCACGTGTGCTGTCTGGGCTGTGGATCAGAGCATCCTTTTGCCAAAGCTGGGAAAAGACCTCAGTAGCAACATA ATCTATGCACTGTTCCCATCTCTTTATAACTCCAGATATCCTCACCAAGTGTCTGAAGATGATTATTCATGTGGACCATCAGATTTTGATGAGCCTGATGTGTTTACAACATTCAGG gaAATAGGGTTGAAAATTATGTCAAACACCAATATCAGGAAACCCAGTGCATGTTCGACCACTCCATCAACAACTATTCTGCGGGAAACAGTTATATTTACTTCTAGGCCCATGTTGATGTTTGCCCAGCCCCGTAGAGCATATAAAA CAGAGCGCCTGACAACAGCTACCTATCAGCCCACTATGTTTTCACctgtttcttcagctgaagaCAAGGCACACAAATATTTCCCCAAAACCTGGATATGGGATTTGTATTCTATAGG TTCCAGTGGGAACAAGAATGTTACTGTCACTGTGCCTAACACCATCGCAGAATGGAAAGCAGGGATGTTCTGCATAGGACATAACGGCTTTGGGCTTGCTCCAACCTCCAGCCTGCTTGTTTACAAGCCCTTTCTTGTGGAGGTCACACTGCCATCTTCTGTGATCCAGGGTGAGACTTTCATCTTGAAGGCCACAGTCTTCAACTATCTGCAGCAATGCATGAAG ATCCAAGTGAACCTGGAGGAGTTCGCACACCTCCAGCTGAAGCCATGTGAAGACTGTGTCTACAGCAGCTGCTTATGTGCCAAAGAAGCTAAGGCCTTTCAGTGGAGTGTCACAGCTGAGCAACTGG GACTCATGAACATCACCCTCAGTGCAGAGGCTGTGGCCACCGAAGAGCTCTGTGGCGCAGAGATACCTTTTGTCCCAAAACAAGGACAGAAAGATATGATCACCAAACTCCTCCTAGTCCGG CCAGAGGGAGTGTTGGTAGAAAAGGCACACAGCTCCATCCTGTGTCCCAAAACAG GGGATCTAGCACAGGAGTCTGTGTCCTTGATGTTGCCTCTAAATGTGGTTGAAGGTTCAGTTGGAGCCACAGTTTCAGTCACTG GTGACCTCATGGGGACAGCACTGCAGAACCTGGACCGTCTGGTACAGATCCCTCATGGTTGTGGGGAGCAGAACATGGTGCTATTTGCCCCTGTTGTCTATGTGCTGCAGtacctggagaagacaaggcagCTGACTGCTGAGATCGAGGAGAGGGCAACAGGATTCCTGCGCAATG GGTACCAGATACAGCTGCAGTACCAACACCCTGATGGTTCCTACAGTGAATTTGGTACCAGGGATGAGTATGGTAATACTTG GCTGACTGCATTTGTGGTTAAATGCTTTGTCCAAGCCAAGCCATACATTTTCCTGGACAATAGGACCATCCAAGCCGCTCTCACCTGGCTAGAGTCCCACCAGCTTCCCAATGGTTGCTTCAGAAATGTGGGCCAACTTTTCCACACAGCCATGAAG GGAGGTGTGGATGGGGAAGTCCTCTTGGCTGCCTACATCACTGCTGCATACTTGGAGGCAGGAGAGACACAACAG AGTACAGCTGTGTACAAGGCTCTGGGCTGCATcactccttcccttcccaaagCTGCCAGCACTTTTACCCAAGCGCTGCTGGCCTACACCTTCGCCCTTGCTAAGGACTCTCAACGCACACAAGAGCTACTTGATATACTGGATCAAAAGGCAATCAGAGCAG gTGGGCAAATCCACTGGAGTCAGACATTGTCCAAGTCCAGACCCAGCACCAGCCCTTGGTCACAGCCACTGTCTGTGGATGTGGAATTGACATCCTATGTCCTCCTGGCCCTCCTTTCCAAGTCAAATGTCACAGGGTCTGATCTCACCACAGCCTCTGGCATTGTGGCCTGGCTCACCAGGCAGCAGAATGCGTATGGAGGGTTTGCCTCAACACAG gaCACAGTAGTTGCCTTGCAAGCCTTGGCTAAGTATGCAGCGCTGACATACAGCACAAAAGGGGCTGCAGAAGTGACAGTGAGGTCCCAGAGAGGCTTTGGGAGGGATTTCCAAGTCTCCTACCAGAACCGGCTATTGGTGCAGGAGGCAGCACTGACAGAAGTCCCGGGAAAGTTCTTCCTGCAGGCCCAAGGCAGCTGTTGTGTCTTTACCCGG ATGGTGCTGAGGTATAACACACCCTCCCCGCAGGTGTCCACAACTTTTGCCTTGCGAGTGACAACTGAGCCGGTCAATTGCACAGAGGACGATATACACTCTGTTACTGTCTACATCAATGTCAG gtacACTGGGAAGAGATCCACTTCCAAAATGGTGATTGTGGAGGTGTCCCTACTGTCTGGATTTGTCCTGGCTCCAGGATACGAGATGTCT ATGCAGCAATGGCACCCTGTGAAAAGAACTGAGAAAACACAAGGAGGTGTTGCCATCTATTTGGACAAG CTGAGCCATGAGTCTGAAACATACATCTTACATTTGGAGCGGGAGATTGATGTGACCAACCTGAAGCCAGGCCATGTCAGGGTCTATGACTACTACCATCCAG AGGAGCAGGCCCTGGCTGATTATAATGTCTTCTGCATCTAA